Below is a window of Musa acuminata AAA Group cultivar baxijiao chromosome BXJ3-11, Cavendish_Baxijiao_AAA, whole genome shotgun sequence DNA.
ACCAGCACTCAAACAACAGTAGAAAGCTCCTCTCTGGGATCATTAAGAGAAGATGAGCCAGCAGATCTGTCGCAGGCTGCGCTCAGTTAGCTGGAGACCTCCTCCAAGAGCTTATACCTTCTGGCTTTGCCCCTCAGGACTTGCCTTGCCCTTCCCGAGCCCGACGACAGCTCTCCCGACCAGACCCGGTCGGTGACATCCGACGCCGACCAGTCCAGCAGCCTGGGCTTCTTGATAGGCTTGTTGAGCTGCGACGAGAAGTCTCCTCGATGGAGCTTACTTGCTCCTGAGTCATTGCTGCTGTCGTTGTTACTGGAAGAAGAGACCAATCTGTTGGTGTCCTTCATGGCTTCTTTGGGAAGAGACCTCTCTCCTTCCTCCCTTAGACACCAATTGCATGTCCGGTAGGATTCAGCTTTGGGATAGAAATTACTACAGTATCTGCTGAGATTGTTGAGATCAGCTAATATGTAATGGAGTGTATGATGATATGTACTATCGTTCCATGACCAACCACATTCATGGTAATGTTTGATGGAGAGGTTAAATtgcaaataaagataataaatgaAACCTAAACAGATCAATTCCATCAAACATAGATACTTCATAAATGTCGGATAAGATTTAATGCAACTCTGACAGACCGGAGACAAATGAATCCTGGATAGGACAAAAATGTGGTACAGTCATAAAGCTAGTGGAAATTAGCTTCCACGTTTGTTCTTCGATCATTCTTGTATGAGTCACATGTTATTGCAGTAATACGAAAAAAGTCCTAATTTCTAGGGTTCTATCTTGTTTCGTAGATGAGGATCCTCATAAAATTGATGGAAGAAGGCATGAGCGTGTATGGATTGATACGACGAGACTTACAAGTGAACTGATACTATATATATGAAGAGCTTAATGTTTGTTCATTGAGGATCTTCGTTGGGAGGCAGATCTTGTTGCTGAGAAGCTATTGATTAACACGATGAACACAACATGTCTTGCATGGGATTCCTTCTTTGTATTGAATAGCCTTGAACAAGGCTTTAGGTTAGAGCAGTAGTTGCAGTTCTTGAAACAAGACAAGATGATGCAGCAGCAGAAAGAGACGGCGACCGACCTGTGCTGAGACCTCACAAGGCAGAGCTTGCACCGGAAGAGCTCCTGCATCAGCCCACGATCGCCGCACATGCAACAGACCACCGACGACGGCGGTGGCGCAGCGCCTCCCTTGCTCCCCATTCTACTTCCTAAGCGAGAAGGAAAGGGGAGGAATCTGATGCTGTCAACCCCTTCCTTTTTGTGCTttttggagaggaagaggagaggaacaaggaaggaagcTTTGAAAATGTATGGAGTggaaaataagagaaggaaaggaatggATGGGGTTAGGCAATGCTTGCATGGGCCCTGCAAGAAGAAGAGGTATCTTTCAGATGGAAGGTTGTCACAATTCTTGGCAACTTCATGGGCTGTTTTATTATTATCTCTGCATGGATAAACAAAAGGGTTGGATGGGAAAGTCTCAGCTAAAAAAGTAACAACATGACCAATCTTGTGGAAGAGGTCATGGACTTTCTCGGTCACAGGTCATCTTCATATGCACTGATATATAACTTAGGATTCTTTTTCGCTCCAAGTCTTCTCATATGACTAGGAATGGGTGTCAGCATCATTGCATGTATCCAAAAGGCAGCCCACTGTCACCTTTGATAGTCTCACATGCACTAAGGAAGAATAAATGGATAGTGTTGCCATGCAAATGCTCTAAGATTTTGCTCCTAACCGTTTAGTCTCACATAGAAAGTGATGATGCATTATTGTGCTTCGGTCCACAAAAACCTTGATGAGCTTACCTAATAAGTATGTTGCACGTCCTTAAGAAATctaaataaaattgataagaGTGAAGGAAACAATGTGAAATAGTACAAGCTTTTAAACATACGAGATTTATCTAACCTATAAAGAAACTCAATTATCTTCTTAATCAACTTGTGTAAAATACCTAAGTACAAAACAACAGTAGTATATTTATCTGATTAATTATTCACATCCAATGTGAGACTAAACTTGACCTATGACACTGTAATCGTGATTATATATATTCTCTGATCACGGAACAAATATATCAGACAACTCGTAGATGTGGTCATCAAGAACAAATATAAATCCGTCctaatgtaattatgtaatgcttGTGTATTATTTAGTTGTTCATGTGTTGATGCCCATTGCACGAGGAATAAGAGACTAACATCTGTAAATTCACCTTTCATTCCAGAATAATATATTGCAATGTGTTGGTTGCTGAGCCATTCCTCTCTCGTAGATGCTTTGCTTTATGTGCACAAACGAAGCATAGTGATCATTGATACACATTTGATGATGATTCAAAACCTCACCTGCCTCGGTCAGAAGACATGGTCAATTAAATAGCCTTGAGTGGTTGCCACCTATGCCAGCCATGGACTCCACTCATAAAAATGGTGTTGAGGACAGTTTATATGGGTGAAACCATTCATTTTTGTGAGCAGGTAGGAAATgagagaagatgtggaagaaaatttttatttagaTGAGGAATTAGTTTAAGAGTCCTAATTAAATTAAGAGACTTACATAATTAGGTTTgacacagtatatatatatatatatatatatatatatatatatatatatatatatatatatatatatatatatatatatatatatatatatatatatatttgtgtgtgtgtgtgtgcgcgcgcgcaatTACTACAAGAAATATATCTGAACTACTCTCGACTGCTGCTCGGTCGTGCATTTCTTCGACGGCATtgtggactctctctctctctctgcacacTTTAGGTGGGCTTTATGGATGGAAAGTATTGGACGTTTCAGCAACAATGTGCCAAACATAACTTGCATATGCTTGAGGAACTGGAGAGGTTTCTTAGGGAATGGAGGACTCCACAGATTGCATAGTCCTCTATTTACTTTTGCttgatttgtttttcttttcttctttgttgtctttcaactttttatttttctttttctgcacTCATTAAACTACTGATTTTCTTTTTTGATTATGTATACATGTTTTTCCTCTCAAAGGAGCTGATACTTTTGGCCAGAAAAGGGTTTCAAGAATGGCATCCTTGTTTTTCTAGTGCAAAGATAGTTGCAGACGTAGAGGAATTCTCTGAACACTTACGGTAAAGATTACTCTTTTAGATCAGTGTTTAGATCATGAAAACAATCTCGTTACATACAACAAAACCTTCAGCCGTTCAACAAGAGCAAACAAGAAATACATTACAATATCAAACCCAAACATAGTCTTTTCAACAACACGTCCAATACAATCACAAACCGTCAACAACATCTTCGACACAATCACAGGCCGCCGATAAGTTTGTTACATCCAGGAGATGCCAACAGACTGTTCCTAtgcatcaaactcatgattacagAACCTCGAATCCAGAAACAATGACCACAAACAATAGCATCCTTTCCTGCACTCCCAATACAAAGGCTCATGGTACACAATGTCGAGGCTCATGGTTGACACCAACAGCAAAGAAAAATCGGAGGGCAGCAGCAAGTAGAGTTGTTCTTAGATCATTGTCACAGAGTCAAATTGAACAAGCAGCACTTTGCAGCTTTGTTGTCCAACAACCATACCAAATCTGAACCACACCTTTCAAGAGGACAGTGACTCCCACTTTGCCAAAAGAGAACTATCAATGGACCACAGCCTTATCCACTCATCATGCACCCAAATGCCCCTTCCTCAATATATTTCAGCATGGCCCCAAACAAGGTTAATCATGAAGCAACCTGCCCTCCCTTGCCATGTCAACAAAGCAATATATCCTCCACAAGTCTTCAGGAAATGATTAAAGCCAAGACGCAATAGCCAGATTTCAATTTTCCTCTGCACTGTCATCCTACTGTCTAAAGAGACCAACAAAGCAAGATAAAAGTGGCAATCACCACCCAACATACCAGCCTTGTGCAAGCCTGCTTGTATCGATTGATCACACACACGCAGCACTCCTCGTGGTGCCCATCATTCCTTCTCAGTCAAAATAAGTTGCTCACAGACCCTCTTTGCATCGATTTGGAATCCTCGCTCCTCACACAAACTCATAGACACTAAAGGATAGCTATGCTTTATTGAACCATCATATCCCCCTTCCTCCACCATTAAAGCCCAAAACTCTAAAGCTGTGACTTTTAGGGTACTGATTCACACCTTCAATCATTGGAGCTGTGTGGATAGAACCCACTGGcctcttcctttctctttccATGACATTTAGAGAAAAGGGTCCATCCAACTGATACTGATACTACTACTACTGTGCAAATATCACATTCTAATATATATACAGATGCAAATAATAAAGATGCTGCTGGAGTAGCAACTAAGGAGTAGCATTCAAAGATCTGGTCTTCAGTTTAAGCGATTTGAGATAATGGATGGCCTCATCAAGGACAGAGGCAGCATCCTTCCCCCTCCCTCCAGGAATAATCGTTCTTAATATGCCAACTGTTTCTTGAATTCTTGCTCTTTTGAGTTGCCTGTCATCAGCATTCTGATCGTGATCGCCTCCTTTCACAAAGCTTGATTCAgtatcatcatcttcatctttaTTCCTATACCTCATAGGTTCGTTGGGGCAGTGAAAAACTTGTGAGCTTGCAGTATCTACAAGTGATGCATCAAATTCTACATCAACTCTCCTCCTCTTCACTGGAAGCATGGAGCTTGCGACCTCGGATGAACCCATCTCTAATGCCCCAACCGGAGAGTGTCCTGTGCTGGCCTCTTCATCATCAGAATCTGAGTACAACAGTGCATTGATTTCCTCCGTATCTTCATGCATCTCTTCACCTTCGTTCCTGCTAGAAACATTGGTTTCAGTGCTGCCCTGCAGACTGAAACCTGGGTTCATGGAATTAAAGCATGGAAAAGGGATATCTGATGAGCTACAGAAGAAGCTCCTTCCATAGCCAATTTGATCAAAGACCACGCATCTCTTCTTTGATCCATCAAATTCTGGATGCCTACAAGATGGGAACAGAGGAGGGATCAAAGATGATGTCTGTTGGAAGGGGTTGTCCGTGTTGATACCAGGGAAGGGTGTTGGAGTATTGACTGAGAAGACACAACCATGCGGAACATAGGCAGGAGACAGCATTGAATTGGTGTTCTGATACCCGATATCAAACTGTTGTATATTACTAGCAGGGTTCATGTTACTAAATTGCCAAGGTGAATGTTGCATGCCAGTCCGAGGATTCATATCCTTCTCCATCAAAACAAAGCCCAAATTGATGACCTGAAAGCAAGCATTAGTTGGTTAAAATTAAACGATGAGTCTATCAGATTCACATAAAGATACAAAATTTAATCAAAACACATGTTTTACCTCAGGCAATTAGTAAGtataaaaaattgttttcactTCAGGATCTATGAAAAAAGGAGAGCAAAAGTGCCAGCCTTATCGAAGATGAACTGCTAAAGGGAAGCTAATTTACGTGACCGGCTTTAGGAGATGGCGGAAATACTCAGCCTATCAAAAATCAATACGATATGTCATATCAACTAGTGAAAATTAGATTGAAAAAAACTAAGCTTGTATCTTAAACATTCACCAAGCAGCCTATTGAGTCTCTTATTGCAATTTTACCTGGCAATCCTGCAATGGTCGGAAGCAAGCAATGACCCTAACAATTATGGTGGTGCTACCGGCGATCCCATTCTCGTGTTTCAAAGCTCGGAATCTCGTTCTCGTCGCTGCCTGGCACACCATTACTACTGTTCTTTCCTCTGAAACCAGACCAGTCCACCGAGAACCCAACAGAATGCAACCAAATGAAAAGAGGAAAAGAAGCCAAATGATACTCAAAAAGGACCAGTAAGATGGATCGCAGAGGCAAGACGAGGGAGAAATATAAGCCAAGTGGCAATCTTTAGGGTTTCTGCTGGCTCTAAGAGGGAACGCATGAGGAGGAAATGAGTTACAGAATAACTCTGCAATACAAGTTCAAGGAGATCACTTTCCGGTAGACATCAACCGAGAGACTCAGCCACCGCATACTGCTCTGAATCTTTAACCACAACAATCCTTCACTTCCGCCGAACCTCCGCGGCTTGAGACCCCTGAACAACGAATCCATCTTAAAACCTTAAATCTTGCACCAAGATTAATGGAGGATAACAGTTAGCAGTTCAAAGGAGTACAGGAACCCAAGCAGCCCTCCAAAAAGAAAACGTTTTGCTCTCAAATTCGTCTTGAAgcacataaaaaaatttaaaagaacaGAGTACATAAGACAAACAAAGAACAAAACCTTGTTTTGATGTAAACAAATGAGAAAACGTCCTCATCAAGAAGATGCGAAACCAAGGAAAAAACTGCGAGAAAACAGATCAGAAGGAGAAGAAGTCTCGATTTTGAGCATGAAATCGATCAGATTCCTAACAAACCCAACAGACTCTAGAATCATTCATCAGATAACGATTGATTCGAGAGCCGGAGAGCAGAAAAGCTTCAGATTTCCATCGCCTTACACCGAAATAACCCCACAAAAAACGCAACTTCACAGTAAAAACTGGAGATCTCTTCATACCAGTCGATCCAAAGCGACAGAAAGATCGAATCCCACGCGCGGCTAGGAAGGCGAGCTCGAACGAGAGAATGATCACGAGGGTGGAGGGAGATCACGAGCTGAGGAGGGCGTGAAGCGTGGATCTTTATTGGAAGCAATAGGACGAAAGTACCCCTACTTATTATGCGAATATACAAATGCTTTTAGGTACAGTAAAGTAAATTCGGAAGAAAAATGCCCTTGAGCGTGATAATGGCTACAGACACGTGATGTGGTCAAAACAATCTGTTGACGAGAGGTGAGTCGCTTCCGAAACCCGTGGTTTGGTCCGGATGCTTGTTTCCTATATTGCTCTCCTCTGTTCCCTATAATTACATGCATGCCGCTGTGTTGTATCCTAATTCCGATTACATATGCACTTTTGTTTAACGTGGGATTTGAAAACACTTATCGGATGAGCTTCGGAGTCCATAATTTTTTATAAGTGGATTGAAATAATACCGTTAtattaatttagataaaagattaATCCAAATGAGATCTTGAATCCAATCTCAATAAGAGGGTCTAGTACCTCATCATCGTTTTATAATAACAAAATTATCAAATACAATTTTAAActcttaatttttaataaataaatatgatataatatattaatatctcagatataaaattttattagatgAGATTTTGATCCGAATAAGTGGGTAAACATGCATTCACCTCAATACCTTTTTTGTTCTTATTGTTGGCATATAATTCTACCTTTCTCCAGAAACCCCCAAATCTAGCTGTATTTAGTGCATTCAACCATGACAATGTGGCTGTACAAGATATGAAATTCTTTTAGTGCCATCAACCAGTCCATAATTTGGTGGGAATTGTGGGAAAACAAGTGGTATCAAAGTTCATTTGCTTTGCTACTACTGCATTTTTCCATTTGCATTCAAGTTCTTGTGTCAGAAGGTAAAGTGGTCTCTTTTGGCTTAAAGTGAAGTACAGTGATTCAAGTGCACTTTATGTAAAGGTATATAAGATTCTTCCTGGTATTATGGTTTATCTCTGTTTTTTTCTCCGGTTCTGATACGGAAAGTGATACACCACATCCTTCAATTGTAACCCATTAATCTAGGAGTACAACAAATTATTCTGAAATGCCAAAGTGTCTTGCATAATCCTACTTAGCAGCATGGAATTTATGTCTTTTAtatatccttttatttttctattcttcgaTTGATATAGTCAATATTTTTCTCCGGTTAAAATTGGATACGTGGATCCAATCAGATAATTAATACTTGGATCCTAATCACTTGAATTCATCGAAATAGGTTAATGAGACTTGTCACATTAATGTAAAATCATAACAAAATGATCCTTGGAATCAAATTTGATTTATAGATTATTCTCTCTAAATAGTATATTTAACTCTTTAATTACCGAATACTTTACTTTCACATCGGACAATTAATTAACTTGGATGTCAAAAGATATTCCTAATATAAGTCTTCGTAAAAAACATTTAACTCGATATTCCAAGCCAATACTCGAGGTGAGAATCATGAAAAATTAGAGGACTAGGCATATCACATTTGGAGTATGATATTCGAGTATGATATCTATCGTGGAAATGGATTAGGTCAACTTGACATCCAATATCAACTTGACGACTACGATTAACAATAATATCGATGAGATTCTTCAAGAGCATTTAACTTTTTCTTAAAAGGACATATCATTTTGTTTTCTGTGGAAGAAAAATCTCCATGAAGGTAGGAATTCAATGCCAGTGCATGCTGCACTGCAAGAGCtacaacaagaaaagaaaaggctTGACTTCAGTCTGTGACTACTGTGGCTTTTGTGCATGCATGTTCCATACTACTACACTAGGTCATCCACGTCAGCTTGCTCCCGGCACCCCCATTAACCTGCAACCAAACAGTCTTCTTGTAGTTTACATGAGACCACAACAATTAAGTCCTCAACTAAAGCAATCCACAGCTTTTTCCACTCTGAATGCTCACTAGTTTATATATGAAGCTTTGCTGTTGCTGCAACAAAGATCTTTGGGGATTTGATCCTCCAAGAGCAAACGGAGGCACTGCAACCTGTGGAATACACAAAGCATACGGCACAGCATATAATAAGGCAGCATGCACGAGAATTAGGTTAAAGAAGGCATGCTATGATACCAAGACCTGCTGCCGAATCTCGAGTCCTCTGAGATAAGGATTTGTTGTCCATTAGTTTAAGATTCCCTGGTGTTAGCACTGTGGCTTTTAAGTGTGCTTTTGGTGCCATGCTGCCTTTGTTTATGGTGGGAGGGAACAAAGGCAATGGCGAATCAAGATTGCCCCTCCCTTGAGGTCTACGCTTTAAGTAGCACACAGCTATTAGCCAACCTTTCACAGTGAGGTGGAGATTATATTAAGTGGCATTATGGTTGCTGCTTTAACTAATAGGGCTTGTGCCATAATTAAGGAAACTTTAATCATGGTAAGCATTTTTCTGTACACGTGTACCGATCGCGTGTGTCGTCGAGGACATGTGTCGTACAGAAGATCTACCATCAGCATACGACCTTACTGTTgagatattattattatagaaGTTCGAGTTTAGGTTTGATATATGTCGAGTTGTAGAAAGAATGCTCTCTTATACGTATGTATAGGTCACACTCAACCGTAGTAGCAAGCAGAATTGCAGATCTTTTCAATTTCTAGTTATAGAATATCTTATGTTTGGATTTCTTTCGCCTCTCTTATTTTTTTCGATCCTGTATTTTCGATTTGCTCCAGACTCCATTTTTGCCTGCAATCGATCTGATTTATTAGTCACCCACTTCATACTGCTGCTTAGATTTGAAGTGAGGCTTCATCACTTGAACTGGAGGATTGATTCATCACTACGTACTGCCTTAATTCAACCTAAATAACAATAGCTTAGCATGGGATAAGACTGATATACTACCGAGATGTGGTGGTTGTCCGTGAAAGAATCATCAGTGTAATTTTGATGGAGGTGTTCAGAACATATATAATCGCTTGCTTCTTGACAATATGTCCAGTGAAGTCGACTCGATTAGGTCACTGAAGTCTAGTAAGTTTGCCGCACCACCGCCCGGTAAACCAAGGGGTtgctgtcctctctctctctctctctacgtgtGTGTCATTATGAGACTTGGAAGAGGGCCTACAAAGAGCACGCAAACAAAGGACAGCTACACTCATAAAAGCTTTGGGAAAGCATGGAGACATTTGGGTCGTGGATTCTCCAACAGAGACGCCACACTTGGAATGCCACCCACCATGATCCCCACACCAGCGTAAAGAAAGCAAAAGGAGTTGTTGGTGGTGCTGCATGCACTGCGCTGTGTCGTGAGCCTCCAAAAAGAGATTGGAAAAGGAAAAGAGGAGGAGAACGCAACTCTCCACGGACCCCAATGTCCAGAAGTGTCAACTCCCGCTCTCTTTCCGctgccttttcttcttcctctggcATCAATCTTCTGCTAGTTGTTTGACATGTACGATCTGTATGAATGTGGTGGGATCGGGCAAGGGGCTCGAGAACGAGAGATTATGGTCAACTCAAGGAAGGTTGTAGTAATGCGCACGTGTGAGTCATGCGgtgcaaatccagatgtcttccaTGCCTAGTGTAGAGGTATAATATAGCAGCTAACAGGCAAATCTACTATGTGTGCTCAAATGAAAATATTTATTGCGACCTATGATACATCGACCAACTTTAACGGTTGAAACGTGAGTTAGTGGCGTCTGGAGAAGCATGCACCAGCCAAGTGCAGTGAAGGTGATGGGAGGGGTAGGCATACTAGGAGATTTCATGTGATCCTAACAAAGATCAAGGACCAATTAAAGAATTTGATCGGGGAACCAGTATTCTTAAAACTTAACGGCTAAAATGTTGGAAAGAGTCTTGCTTTTCTTATTACTTAACACtaaaagaaggttagatgaaagaTAGATTTATAAACTTCATGTACACTGTCACATCTAAGTCGATTTTGTTGAATctagtattttgataatgaaactacttaatatatgtttatgatttaatctgcgttttgagtgacgcaggatgcttcgatcaggatgagacaattaaagcaggaaaatcatgttgtgccggaggaacatgtcaaaagattggacgtcgggccggtggatcggtcgacgtatcgatagaaagcttcgggtcgtggactcgggcatcgggccaagaagagcgggtattgtgccaaggatatcggagttgcggagtcaactgaccgattgggcaataggctgcaggagaggacgat
It encodes the following:
- the LOC135652167 gene encoding transcription factor bHLH143-like gives rise to the protein MEKDMNPRTGMQHSPWQFSNMNPASNIQQFDIGYQNTNSMLSPAYVPHGCVFSVNTPTPFPGINTDNPFQQTSSLIPPLFPSCRHPEFDGSKKRCVVFDQIGYGRSFFCSSSDIPFPCFNSMNPGFSLQGSTETNVSSRNEGEEMHEDTEEINALLYSDSDDEEASTGHSPVGALEMGSSEVASSMLPVKRRRVDVEFDASLVDTASSQVFHCPNEPMRYRNKDEDDDTESSFVKGGDHDQNADDRQLKRARIQETVGILRTIIPGGRGKDAASVLDEAIHYLKSLKLKTRSLNATP
- the LOC135652891 gene encoding uncharacterized protein LOC135652891, producing MGSKGGAAPPPSSVVCCMCGDRGLMQELFRCKLCLVRSQHRYCSNFYPKAESYRTCNWCLREEGERSLPKEAMKDTNRLVSSSSNNDSSNDSGASKLHRGDFSSQLNKPIKKPRLLDWSASDVTDRVWSGELSSGSGRARQVLRGKARRYKLLEEVSS